A region from the Mucilaginibacter sp. CSA2-8R genome encodes:
- a CDS encoding DEAD/DEAH box helicase — protein MAWSDKLKLKKGLVQSLNEVGFVSPKEIQQKTLTRISGGQDVIAVGPEGCGKTTTYILATLNKFNYTPDGIPRVLILAPDKDMVEEIVFKISQLNKNKALSVVALFAAPGIEAQMDAMADGADIVVATPDRARAIYLKLGLDVNKIELLIIDDAELIVKQGLQLPVTELASSISKCQHLVFTEVLHERLNRMIAPFMKQPATIEVEEMAEMQFDLHQQMLYLLPNFGTKVNLLNFFMQDEDLFTKVVLFVNTRLTAEKLYKSLHDRKNSVALLNPWFFEMDGFTSVDEFKNSATRVLIVVNEAEQQLDLDHIPFLIHFELPIEKETYINRIINHWPDIEGETIALTFATDLELSAVKKIEQATGQKIPMSELPEDLIIERERTSADIAEKKAAKAKADDNAPGPAFHEKKASNAKTYNYRAGLKAKMNNKKKH, from the coding sequence ATGGCGTGGTCAGATAAATTAAAGTTAAAGAAAGGGCTTGTACAGTCTTTAAACGAAGTAGGGTTTGTATCTCCAAAAGAAATTCAGCAGAAAACATTGACGCGCATCAGCGGCGGCCAGGACGTCATTGCAGTTGGGCCAGAAGGCTGCGGCAAAACCACTACTTATATATTAGCGACGCTCAACAAATTTAACTACACGCCTGACGGTATACCAAGAGTTTTGATACTGGCGCCTGATAAAGATATGGTGGAGGAGATTGTATTTAAGATTAGCCAGCTCAACAAAAACAAAGCACTTTCAGTTGTTGCACTATTTGCAGCTCCTGGTATTGAAGCACAAATGGATGCCATGGCCGATGGAGCCGACATTGTGGTTGCCACACCTGATAGGGCTCGTGCCATCTATCTTAAACTTGGCCTGGATGTAAATAAGATCGAATTGCTGATTATTGATGATGCGGAGTTGATTGTTAAGCAAGGTTTGCAATTACCTGTTACCGAATTGGCAAGCAGTATCTCTAAATGTCAGCACCTTGTTTTTACCGAAGTGTTGCACGAACGTTTAAACAGAATGATAGCGCCGTTTATGAAGCAACCGGCTACCATTGAGGTGGAGGAAATGGCAGAGATGCAGTTTGATCTGCATCAGCAAATGCTGTACTTGCTACCCAATTTTGGTACTAAAGTAAATTTACTCAACTTTTTTATGCAGGACGAAGACCTATTTACCAAAGTGGTTTTATTTGTAAACACCCGCCTCACAGCCGAAAAATTATATAAGAGTTTGCATGACCGTAAAAACTCGGTAGCCTTGTTAAACCCATGGTTTTTTGAGATGGATGGATTTACATCAGTAGATGAATTTAAAAACTCTGCTACCCGCGTATTAATTGTAGTTAATGAGGCAGAACAGCAACTGGATCTGGATCATATCCCCTTCCTGATTCATTTTGAATTACCGATTGAAAAAGAAACTTATATCAACCGTATAATCAATCACTGGCCGGATATAGAAGGTGAAACCATAGCGCTTACTTTTGCTACCGATCTTGAATTAAGCGCAGTTAAAAAAATAGAACAGGCTACCGGACAAAAAATTCCCATGAGCGAATTGCCTGAAGATTTAATTATTGAAAGAGAACGCACATCTGCTGATATAGCCGAAAAGAAGGCGGCCAAAGCAAAAGCAGATGATAACGCTCCTGGACCGGCCTTTCACGAAAAGAAAGCCAGTAATGCAAAAACTTACAATTACAGAGCTGGTTTAAAAGCTAAAATGAATAATAAGAAGAAGCATTAA
- a CDS encoding CDP-alcohol phosphatidyltransferase family protein: MKGWAYYLVNGITLCRVLAAPVLFVLIFTHRFDIFRWGLMLSFATDAIDGYLARRYHVVSVFGAKMDSIGDDLTVAAGIVGLLSSNLLFLMNRIEFVIVLALLYIVQLGMAFYRYRRMTNFHTYVAKIAAVSQAAFLLSFFFFTGPLLPLFYITVALTALDLVEEIILIFVLPVYAVNVKGLYWVLKHRSFYQ; the protein is encoded by the coding sequence ATGAAAGGTTGGGCTTATTATTTAGTGAACGGGATAACGCTTTGTCGTGTACTTGCTGCTCCGGTTTTGTTTGTCTTAATCTTTACTCATCGTTTCGATATTTTTAGATGGGGGCTCATGCTCAGTTTTGCCACAGATGCTATCGACGGCTATTTGGCTCGCCGTTATCATGTAGTCAGTGTGTTTGGCGCAAAGATGGATTCTATTGGTGATGATTTAACAGTGGCGGCTGGCATCGTTGGGTTGTTAAGCTCTAATCTGCTTTTTTTAATGAACAGGATTGAGTTTGTTATTGTATTGGCCTTATTATATATTGTACAGTTGGGTATGGCTTTTTACAGATATCGCCGCATGACGAATTTTCACACGTATGTTGCTAAAATAGCGGCTGTTTCTCAGGCGGCTTTTCTGCTGTCTTTTTTCTTTTTTACTGGTCCATTATTACCGTTGTTTTATATAACTGTTGCCCTAACTGCTTTAGATTTAGTGGAGGAAATTATTTTGATCTTCGTTCTACCTGTCTATGCCGTAAATGTTAAGGGTTTATACTGGGTACTAAAGCATAGAAGCTTCTATCAGTAA
- a CDS encoding DUF2723 domain-containing protein, whose product MHYHKINNLLGWLCFLIALTSYILTLEPSVSFWDCGEFISCAYRLQVSHQPGYPLFAMIGKAFSLLSMGNRARVPYFTNMASAIASAATVMFLFWTITALAKKALVKQPELLNGKDMVLIMGSGLVGALAFAYTDTFWFSAVETIVFAQATLCVSVVFWAMLKWEARAEQPDADRYLVLIAYIMGLSIGIHLLNLLTIPALTLIYCFKRSKQINTKRTLLALLTGITLLAFVQFGIIQYSVKIAAYFDLFFVNSLHMGFGSGVLVFLLLLLGILIGGIIYSIRKNKPVLNLALICITFIYFGYGSFAMIPIRAHAGTNLNNTHPDNAFILQRYLNREQYIAPPLVYGPYFDAHPIDQQDGATIYRKGKQQYEVAGKKQNLIYDHNTLLPRIYSDEAGDISFYKQWLQLGEGQAPTFKDNLSFLFSWQVYQMYVRYFLWNFVGRYNDQDGQTSTTDLNGNWTSGWFDGNKHLPAFIKQSNTYTPLYALPLIIGLCGMFYHFKRNKRDAGIIALLFFFTGIAIVLYVNQPSVQPRERDYSYVGSFYAFSIWIGLGVIGLVRLAQTKVKTHYLSPAIIIVCLLAGPVLMAKQEWSAHDRSTKLTAHDMASNYLNSCAPNAILFTYGDNDTYPLWYAQEVEGIRPDIRLVNLSLLGMDWYIKQMKHPINKAAALPVTMDDDVYKAGIRDYLSYHDAKIPDSVELKELFEFITSDNKETKVSYENGTTSNYLPTKILSSALTPKR is encoded by the coding sequence ATGCATTACCACAAAATTAATAACCTGTTAGGCTGGCTCTGTTTTCTCATCGCTTTAACCAGCTACATTTTAACCCTCGAACCTTCTGTAAGCTTTTGGGACTGCGGCGAATTTATTTCCTGCGCTTACCGCCTGCAGGTTTCGCATCAGCCAGGGTATCCCCTATTTGCCATGATTGGTAAAGCTTTTTCGTTACTCTCTATGGGTAACCGTGCCAGGGTGCCTTACTTTACCAATATGGCATCGGCTATAGCCAGTGCAGCCACAGTGATGTTTCTATTCTGGACTATCACCGCGCTGGCCAAAAAGGCTTTGGTGAAGCAGCCAGAATTACTCAATGGTAAAGACATGGTGCTGATCATGGGTTCGGGACTGGTAGGTGCACTGGCGTTTGCTTACACTGATACTTTTTGGTTTTCGGCTGTTGAAACCATTGTGTTTGCGCAGGCTACATTATGCGTGTCAGTAGTATTTTGGGCTATGCTTAAATGGGAAGCGCGCGCCGAGCAACCCGACGCCGACCGCTACCTGGTGCTTATTGCTTACATCATGGGCTTATCTATTGGCATACACCTGCTTAATCTGTTAACCATTCCGGCTCTTACGCTGATATATTGTTTCAAGCGGTCTAAACAGATTAATACCAAACGGACCTTATTAGCCTTGCTCACCGGCATTACGTTGCTGGCCTTTGTACAGTTTGGCATTATTCAATACTCAGTAAAAATTGCGGCTTACTTTGATTTGTTCTTTGTAAACAGTTTGCACATGGGCTTTGGCAGTGGTGTACTGGTATTTCTGCTATTGCTGTTAGGGATATTGATTGGTGGCATTATCTACAGCATCCGTAAAAATAAACCGGTGTTAAATCTGGCACTGATCTGCATCACATTTATTTATTTTGGATATGGCTCTTTTGCCATGATACCCATACGCGCCCATGCCGGAACTAACTTAAACAATACCCACCCAGATAACGCCTTTATTTTACAGCGCTATCTCAACCGCGAACAATACATCGCACCGCCATTAGTGTATGGACCATATTTTGACGCTCACCCCATCGATCAGCAAGATGGTGCTACCATTTACCGTAAAGGCAAGCAACAATATGAAGTGGCAGGCAAAAAACAAAACCTTATTTATGACCACAATACGCTGCTGCCACGCATTTATAGCGATGAGGCCGGCGATATTAGCTTTTATAAACAGTGGCTGCAGTTAGGCGAAGGCCAGGCACCTACGTTTAAAGACAACCTAAGCTTCTTATTTAGCTGGCAGGTTTACCAAATGTATGTGCGCTACTTTTTGTGGAACTTTGTGGGTAGATATAACGATCAGGATGGGCAAACCAGTACAACCGACTTAAACGGTAACTGGACTTCGGGCTGGTTTGACGGCAATAAGCATCTCCCCGCTTTCATCAAGCAAAGTAATACTTACACCCCGTTGTATGCGTTGCCGCTTATTATTGGTTTATGCGGGATGTTTTACCATTTTAAACGCAATAAACGGGATGCAGGCATCATTGCCTTACTGTTCTTTTTTACCGGGATAGCTATCGTACTGTATGTCAATCAGCCCTCGGTACAACCACGCGAACGCGATTACTCTTACGTAGGCTCGTTTTATGCGTTTTCCATTTGGATTGGTTTGGGGGTGATTGGCTTGGTTAGGCTTGCTCAAACCAAGGTAAAAACGCATTACCTGTCGCCGGCCATTATTATAGTTTGCCTATTAGCTGGACCGGTGCTGATGGCTAAACAGGAATGGAGCGCCCACGACCGGTCGACCAAGCTTACCGCTCATGATATGGCAAGCAACTATTTAAATTCATGCGCCCCTAACGCTATTTTATTTACTTATGGCGATAATGATACTTACCCGTTGTGGTACGCGCAAGAGGTGGAAGGTATACGCCCAGATATTCGTTTAGTGAATTTGAGTTTATTGGGTATGGACTGGTATATTAAACAAATGAAACATCCAATTAATAAAGCTGCCGCGCTGCCGGTTACGATGGATGATGATGTGTACAAAGCCGGTATTCGGGATTATTTGTCTTATCATGATGCTAAAATTCCTGACTCAGTTGAACTGAAAGAACTATTTGAATTTATAACGTCGGATAATAAAGAAACAAAGGTGAGTTACGAAAATGGCACGACCAGCAATTATCTGCCCACCAAAATTTTAAGCTCAGCATTAACGCCAAAGAGGTAG
- a CDS encoding RICIN domain-containing protein — MRKHSALLIAAAGLLLCSSCRKNPIGNTAQEQVPDKITPKATNVVVNSYGAYQITNVSSGKCMEVSGGSLNNGGGVGQWDYLAGGTTGDVNPNFNNQVWQLIDQGNGYYKIMNLRSGKLLGSSFPGPQLWQNVDDGSDFELWQLTQVGFGAYKIINKANNLAATNSGGATNNGAPITQETFASNTTQYWVITLVSAGAYRDDAVVNFFHRGKVANTTVAFDEGTSIPLTDGRVLWFTQDAFKSDQLNSSNMFNCGSIFSVSNSALIQPSKSNFNSAATPNMITNNSTKALEVFAPPASNAWSWPSAGIEIGSHVYVQSTEGVYGGNILNQYLYDLTENSGTNWGTAQKLSVPGMTNQNLATGNPWISWVLGMVKPGDGYVYVFGGYNANCGSFCFSTDVYAARFPANNSSVTNWTYWNGTSFVANIPVSSMQKIGSGYANNGSVYVSYVNGKYVLMSLDNGFISCDGSHNIYMAVSANPFIAGSQNTFSSAKAVFSIPDMFAGHIAKFYTPAIHPEFNNGRNELLVTYCLNYSQCGQDACQNNNVDPNYYQVKGVRVPYSLIGL; from the coding sequence ATGAGAAAGCATTCAGCGCTGCTTATAGCAGCCGCCGGGCTACTGCTTTGCAGTAGCTGCCGCAAAAATCCTATCGGCAACACCGCTCAGGAGCAAGTTCCAGACAAGATTACCCCTAAAGCAACTAACGTTGTTGTAAACAGTTATGGCGCTTACCAAATTACTAATGTGTCGAGCGGTAAGTGTATGGAAGTGAGCGGGGGCTCATTAAACAACGGCGGCGGCGTGGGACAGTGGGACTACCTTGCCGGCGGAACTACAGGAGATGTGAATCCCAATTTTAACAATCAGGTATGGCAACTGATTGATCAGGGCAATGGCTATTATAAAATCATGAATCTTAGAAGCGGCAAATTATTGGGCTCATCATTTCCGGGACCACAATTGTGGCAAAATGTTGATGATGGCTCAGATTTTGAACTTTGGCAACTAACTCAGGTTGGTTTCGGCGCCTATAAGATTATTAATAAAGCCAATAATCTGGCTGCTACTAATTCCGGAGGTGCAACAAATAATGGTGCTCCTATTACCCAGGAAACATTCGCTTCTAACACCACCCAATACTGGGTAATTACACTGGTAAGTGCTGGAGCCTATCGAGATGACGCCGTGGTAAACTTTTTTCATCGCGGTAAAGTAGCTAATACCACTGTAGCGTTTGACGAAGGCACCAGTATACCACTAACCGATGGTAGGGTGCTGTGGTTTACTCAAGATGCTTTTAAATCTGATCAGTTAAACAGCAGCAATATGTTCAATTGCGGATCAATATTCTCGGTAAGTAACTCGGCCCTGATACAGCCAAGCAAGTCGAATTTTAACAGTGCGGCAACGCCAAATATGATCACCAATAATTCTACCAAAGCATTGGAGGTATTTGCTCCGCCAGCCAGCAACGCCTGGAGCTGGCCGTCAGCTGGTATCGAAATTGGCTCGCATGTTTATGTACAAAGTACTGAAGGTGTCTATGGTGGTAATATATTAAATCAATATTTATATGATTTAACAGAAAATAGCGGTACTAATTGGGGAACCGCTCAAAAATTATCGGTACCTGGCATGACTAACCAAAATTTGGCTACCGGCAATCCTTGGATTTCATGGGTGTTGGGTATGGTTAAGCCCGGCGACGGCTATGTTTACGTTTTTGGCGGCTATAATGCCAATTGTGGAAGTTTTTGTTTTAGTACCGATGTGTATGCTGCGCGTTTTCCAGCTAATAACTCTAGTGTAACTAATTGGACCTATTGGAACGGTACCAGCTTTGTAGCCAATATTCCGGTAAGTAGTATGCAAAAAATAGGTAGCGGTTATGCCAATAACGGTTCCGTTTATGTATCATATGTTAATGGTAAATACGTGCTGATGAGTTTGGATAACGGCTTTATTAGCTGCGACGGTAGTCACAACATCTACATGGCGGTATCAGCAAATCCGTTTATTGCCGGCAGTCAAAATACTTTCAGTTCAGCAAAAGCAGTATTTAGCATTCCTGATATGTTTGCCGGGCACATTGCTAAATTTTATACTCCGGCTATTCATCCTGAGTTTAACAACGGGCGCAATGAACTTTTAGTTACTTATTGTTTAAATTATTCGCAGTGCGGTCAGGATGCTTGCCAAAACAACAACGTTGACCCTAATTATTACCAGGTTAAAGGAGTAAGGGTTCCATACTCATTAATAGGCCTATAA
- a CDS encoding family 43 glycosylhydrolase, whose amino-acid sequence MPFKLIIYFLLASTLFTNLCKAQSHAQVSYSGNPILPGDFADPCVLFYQDTVYIYATAANVGSVWRSADMVNWKLTLLNWPTAMHLPDVWAPAVRQGTNGQFYLYTTVNHQIYAGVSNHPLGPFHNILGDGAFIKDRQYWDKIHSIDADCFIDDDGQAYLYWGSGWDFKDAVCAVGVLNKDMASFKDAPQAVTPKGYFEGPHMLKRNHKYYLMYSDGVYFNDSYKVRYAIGNTPTGPFEQAVNSPILTSDAVKHVSGPGHHFTFCKNGQYYIVYQKHTYPYRNGQRQVCIDKLDFDAQGLIKQVNPTSTGVPLTFLKHKNTRKVIKPVSVQASGMENMDYVPDNATDHNFGTRWLAPAGQAAFLQADLGQATTIKGVEPIFDDIMGAYDYRIEYSKDQKNWMPFATGQNARMTEWPVEHKKMVKARYIRISIAQNNGRQAGLWEFNIYQ is encoded by the coding sequence ATGCCCTTTAAGCTTATTATCTACTTTCTACTGGCCAGTACCTTATTTACAAACCTGTGTAAAGCGCAATCTCATGCCCAGGTTAGTTATTCGGGTAACCCTATTCTGCCCGGTGATTTTGCCGATCCGTGTGTCTTGTTTTATCAGGATACGGTATATATCTACGCAACCGCAGCCAATGTAGGCTCGGTATGGCGGTCGGCAGATATGGTAAATTGGAAGCTAACTTTATTAAACTGGCCAACAGCTATGCACCTGCCTGATGTTTGGGCACCCGCTGTGAGGCAAGGTACCAACGGACAATTTTATTTGTATACCACAGTTAATCATCAAATATATGCTGGTGTGTCCAATCACCCTTTAGGCCCTTTTCATAATATTTTAGGCGACGGTGCTTTTATAAAAGATCGCCAGTACTGGGATAAAATACACAGTATTGATGCCGATTGCTTTATTGATGACGATGGGCAGGCTTATTTATATTGGGGCAGCGGCTGGGACTTTAAAGATGCGGTTTGCGCTGTGGGCGTCCTTAACAAAGACATGGCCTCGTTTAAAGACGCTCCGCAGGCCGTTACCCCCAAAGGCTACTTTGAGGGCCCACACATGTTAAAGCGCAACCATAAATATTATCTCATGTACTCTGACGGGGTGTACTTTAACGATAGCTATAAGGTACGATATGCCATTGGCAACACACCTACCGGGCCGTTTGAGCAGGCGGTTAACAGTCCCATCTTAACATCTGATGCCGTAAAGCACGTTAGCGGGCCTGGGCACCATTTTACGTTTTGCAAAAATGGTCAGTACTACATTGTTTACCAAAAACATACCTACCCATACCGCAACGGGCAGCGGCAGGTTTGCATTGATAAACTCGATTTTGATGCTCAAGGGTTAATTAAACAAGTTAATCCTACATCTACCGGGGTACCACTCACTTTCTTAAAGCATAAAAATACACGCAAGGTTATCAAGCCGGTTAGTGTGCAGGCATCGGGTATGGAAAACATGGATTACGTGCCTGATAACGCCACCGACCACAACTTTGGCACCCGGTGGCTGGCACCTGCCGGACAGGCAGCTTTCTTACAGGCCGATTTAGGCCAGGCAACGACGATCAAAGGCGTTGAGCCCATTTTCGACGACATCATGGGTGCTTATGATTACCGCATCGAATACTCAAAAGACCAAAAAAACTGGATGCCATTTGCCACAGGCCAGAATGCCCGGATGACCGAGTGGCCCGTTGAACACAAAAAGATGGTAAAAGCACGATACATCCGTATTTCAATAGCTCAAAACAACGGCAGGCAAGCTGGCCTCTGGGAGTTTAATATTTACCAGTAA
- a CDS encoding TonB-dependent receptor produces MTKTYTIRFKYLSDIKRNYTFLNKLVLIYLLLLLCLPHLLFSQTADKQFIIKGHVRSSKVASINGATVKIKSSNDGASTDSLGDFSFKTRLVGKHWVVFSSVGYKADSVLVFIKGDSIILNRQLSEYGHDIAAVTVTFRRNRIDDVKREYALNDLDAVTTPGAVADVVAALRTMPGASPAGNETGLFVHGGTARETQAFFDGLLVKNPFGSRLPDVASRSRFSAFLFKETAFSTAGYSVQYGQALSSALSLETKGLANKTSNEFSITSLGGGAAHTQRFKNSSLTVGANYYNFTFNNNAFGHLIPWVKDPSQVQTSLQYKTQTSKTGMLKAYADYSSTRLSFNIINPNTLTNDLLTNTNNNIYINTNYQDYLGSAWKVYTGVSYNYTAENGEINQTPYNQIDKAWQEKITFSHYINHTSVLMFGVEQFQNSRAEGYGTYRRGYNDVLSAGFSDIELPIGRKLTFKAGARFEYSSYLKKDNFAPRTSLAWYPNAKNSFILNWGTFLQKPDDSFLSQTSALLFEKAINYDLDYQLKIGGRNLRVQLYYKDYKNLVKIVTPLFSGFQAYGPPVTINEFNNSGYGYARGIDFFWRDSHTIKAAEFYIAYSYIDTKRNYIDFKTETRPVFAPAHTANLVGKKFVFKYRGQLTATYTFSSGRPYFNPNNPVFLGDRTGNNQNLSLGFNYLPHFKNKFSTLSFSVTNVLGTNNIYGYRYSYDGSHRESILPPNKRGYMISFLMNIGDGWFNH; encoded by the coding sequence ATGACCAAGACCTATACCATTAGATTTAAATACTTATCTGATATCAAACGCAATTATACATTTTTGAACAAATTGGTGTTAATTTATTTACTGCTGCTTTTGTGTTTACCTCATTTATTGTTTTCGCAAACTGCTGATAAGCAATTTATTATAAAAGGGCATGTTCGCTCATCCAAAGTTGCTTCAATTAATGGAGCTACAGTAAAAATCAAATCGTCAAACGACGGTGCGTCCACTGATAGTTTAGGTGATTTTAGTTTTAAAACCCGGCTCGTGGGCAAGCATTGGGTTGTATTTTCTTCTGTTGGGTATAAAGCCGATAGTGTGTTGGTTTTTATTAAAGGAGATAGTATAATTTTAAACAGGCAACTTAGCGAATATGGGCACGACATTGCGGCCGTAACGGTTACTTTTCGCCGAAACCGGATTGATGATGTAAAGCGGGAATACGCATTAAATGATTTAGATGCAGTAACCACACCAGGTGCTGTAGCTGATGTAGTTGCCGCACTCCGTACAATGCCAGGCGCGTCTCCAGCCGGTAACGAAACCGGCTTATTTGTACACGGAGGTACCGCAAGAGAAACACAAGCCTTTTTTGACGGTTTGCTGGTTAAAAATCCTTTTGGCAGCCGGTTGCCTGATGTGGCGAGCCGTAGCCGCTTTTCGGCTTTTCTGTTTAAAGAAACAGCTTTTAGCACGGCAGGTTACTCAGTACAGTACGGACAGGCGCTATCATCTGCCTTATCTTTAGAAACTAAGGGGTTAGCTAACAAAACGTCTAACGAATTTTCCATTACATCATTGGGCGGTGGGGCTGCCCATACGCAGCGTTTTAAAAATAGCTCCTTAACTGTTGGTGCCAATTATTACAATTTTACCTTTAATAATAACGCTTTTGGGCATCTTATTCCCTGGGTTAAAGATCCAAGCCAGGTACAAACCTCATTACAATACAAAACGCAAACTTCAAAAACAGGTATGTTAAAAGCTTACGCAGATTACAGCAGTACGCGTTTGTCATTTAACATAATTAATCCTAACACCCTTACTAATGACTTGCTCACCAACACCAACAATAATATTTATATCAACACCAATTATCAGGATTATCTGGGTTCTGCATGGAAGGTATACACCGGCGTTTCCTACAATTACACAGCAGAAAATGGAGAGATCAACCAAACTCCATATAATCAGATTGACAAAGCCTGGCAGGAAAAAATCACATTTTCGCATTACATCAACCATACATCAGTGCTGATGTTTGGAGTTGAGCAATTTCAAAATTCGAGGGCTGAGGGATACGGCACGTATCGTCGCGGATATAATGATGTGCTGTCTGCAGGCTTTTCGGATATTGAATTACCTATCGGCAGAAAGCTTACTTTTAAAGCGGGCGCTCGCTTCGAGTACTCTTCTTACCTGAAAAAAGATAACTTTGCGCCACGCACATCTTTAGCTTGGTATCCAAACGCCAAAAACTCATTCATTTTAAACTGGGGAACCTTTCTTCAAAAACCTGATGATAGCTTTTTATCCCAAACTTCTGCTTTACTGTTCGAAAAGGCTATCAATTATGATCTTGACTACCAGTTAAAAATTGGTGGTAGAAACCTGAGGGTGCAACTGTATTACAAAGACTATAAAAACTTAGTTAAAATAGTAACGCCATTATTCTCGGGCTTTCAGGCCTATGGCCCACCGGTTACTATTAATGAATTTAATAACAGCGGATATGGATATGCAAGAGGCATAGATTTTTTCTGGAGAGATTCACATACCATCAAAGCGGCAGAATTTTATATCGCTTACTCTTATATCGATACAAAAAGAAACTACATTGATTTCAAGACAGAAACACGTCCGGTGTTTGCACCGGCTCATACCGCCAATCTGGTGGGTAAAAAGTTTGTTTTTAAGTATAGGGGACAACTTACGGCTACTTATACATTTAGCTCGGGCAGGCCATACTTCAACCCCAATAATCCGGTATTTTTAGGCGACCGTACAGGTAATAATCAAAACCTGAGCCTCGGGTTTAATTACCTTCCTCACTTTAAAAACAAATTTTCCACATTAAGCTTCTCGGTAACCAACGTTCTGGGCACTAACAATATTTATGGTTATCGTTATTCTTATGATGGCTCACATCGCGAGAGTATATTGCCGCCTAATAAACGAGGTTACATGATCAGTTTCCTGATGAATATTGGTGATGGTTGGTTTAATCATTAA